Proteins encoded by one window of Blautia argi:
- a CDS encoding glutamine synthetase III family protein, with translation MKRKNVSKYFGCMVFDDRVMKARLSAKVYQSLRKTIDEGVKLDSSVADAVAEAMKEWAVSKGATHYTHWFQPLTGITAEKHDSFISPSPNGGVIMEFSGKELIKGEPDASSFPSGGLRATFEARGYTAWDPTSYAFIKGKTLCIPTAFCSYGGEALDKKTPLLRSMKALNKQALRILRLFGNDKVNYVTTSVGPEQEYFLITKEMYDQRKDLQFTGRTLFGARPPKGQEMDDHYFGVIKPRVEAYMADLNEELWKLGILAKTQHNEVAPAQHELAPIYTTTNIATDHNQLTMEMMQKVAAKHGLVCLLHEKPFAGVNGSGKHNNWSISTDTGVNLLSPGETPYENAQFLLFLCAVIKAVDDYQDLLRLSVATAGNDHRLGANEAPPAVVSMFLGDELNGVLEAIEKDIPYAGAEKTQMKLGVDVLPKFNRDTTDRNRTSPFAFTGNKFEFRMLGSSNSIACANMMLNSAVAESLKIYADRLENAENFEETLHAMIRKTIKDHKRIIFNGNGYDDAWIKEATETRGLLNYPSTPDCMPHLLDEKNVRMLTSHKVFSRTELESRCEIMLENYCKTIVIEANTMVDMAKREIIPAVEAYTMELAKTVSTKKSVDKTLACQYESSLIKKLSILTDQIAFRTDALETALVEIQDVKDINTQSCEIRDTVLIRMQELRIACDEAETVTAKKYWPFPTYGDLLFSVK, from the coding sequence ATGAAAAGAAAAAATGTATCAAAATACTTTGGATGTATGGTATTTGATGATAGGGTTATGAAAGCGCGCTTATCTGCAAAAGTGTACCAGTCTTTGAGAAAAACCATAGATGAAGGTGTGAAACTGGATAGCAGTGTAGCAGATGCTGTGGCAGAAGCAATGAAGGAATGGGCGGTATCAAAAGGTGCAACTCATTATACCCACTGGTTTCAGCCTCTTACCGGAATCACAGCGGAAAAACATGACAGTTTTATTTCGCCCTCTCCAAACGGAGGCGTTATCATGGAATTTTCCGGAAAAGAGCTGATTAAGGGAGAACCGGATGCCTCTTCTTTTCCCTCCGGTGGTTTAAGAGCTACCTTTGAGGCAAGAGGATATACTGCATGGGATCCTACTTCTTATGCATTTATTAAGGGAAAAACCTTATGTATTCCAACCGCCTTTTGTTCCTATGGAGGAGAAGCCCTGGATAAGAAAACACCGCTGCTTCGTTCCATGAAGGCTCTGAATAAACAGGCACTTCGGATTCTCCGTCTCTTTGGTAATGACAAGGTAAACTATGTTACCACCTCTGTAGGGCCGGAGCAGGAATACTTCCTCATTACAAAAGAAATGTATGATCAGAGAAAGGATCTTCAATTTACAGGACGTACTTTATTTGGTGCAAGACCTCCGAAAGGACAGGAGATGGATGACCATTATTTCGGTGTGATTAAACCAAGAGTGGAAGCTTACATGGCAGACTTAAATGAGGAGCTATGGAAACTAGGCATTCTTGCCAAGACGCAGCACAATGAAGTGGCTCCGGCGCAGCATGAGCTGGCTCCTATCTATACAACAACCAACATTGCTACGGATCATAACCAGCTTACGATGGAAATGATGCAAAAAGTAGCTGCAAAACATGGACTTGTTTGCCTGCTTCACGAAAAACCTTTTGCCGGAGTCAATGGAAGCGGAAAACATAACAACTGGTCTATCTCCACGGACACAGGTGTAAACCTGTTGTCACCGGGAGAAACACCATATGAGAATGCTCAGTTTTTACTGTTTTTGTGTGCGGTGATCAAAGCAGTAGATGATTATCAAGATCTTTTAAGACTGTCTGTAGCAACAGCGGGAAACGACCATCGTTTGGGGGCAAATGAAGCTCCGCCTGCAGTGGTATCTATGTTTCTGGGCGATGAGCTAAACGGTGTTTTAGAAGCCATTGAAAAAGATATTCCTTATGCGGGAGCAGAGAAAACACAAATGAAGCTTGGTGTGGATGTACTTCCCAAATTTAATCGAGATACTACAGATAGAAACCGCACATCACCCTTTGCTTTCACAGGAAATAAATTTGAATTCCGTATGCTGGGCTCTTCCAACAGCATTGCATGTGCCAATATGATGCTCAACAGTGCGGTGGCAGAAAGCCTGAAAATCTATGCAGACAGACTGGAGAATGCAGAAAACTTTGAAGAAACCCTTCATGCCATGATTCGGAAGACTATCAAAGATCATAAGCGGATTATTTTCAATGGAAATGGTTATGATGATGCATGGATAAAAGAAGCAACAGAAACAAGAGGACTTTTGAATTATCCGTCCACACCGGATTGCATGCCGCATCTGTTGGATGAAAAAAATGTCAGAATGCTTACTTCTCATAAGGTGTTCTCAAGGACAGAGCTGGAATCAAGATGCGAGATTATGCTGGAAAACTACTGTAAAACTATTGTAATAGAAGCAAATACCATGGTGGACATGGCAAAAAGAGAAATTATTCCGGCGGTAGAGGCTTATACAATGGAATTGGCAAAGACAGTTTCTACAAAAAAAAGTGTAGATAAGACACTGGCATGTCAGTATGAAAGTAGTTTGATAAAGAAACTTTCTATACTTACAGATCAGATAGCATTCAGGACAGATGCATTGGAAACTGCATTGGTAGAAATTCAGGATGTGAAAGATATTAACACACAGTCTTG
- a CDS encoding glutamate synthase-related protein: protein MDGFRGGTGAAPTRIRDNVGIPIELALAAVDQRLRDEGIRNQVSLVVGGSIRSASDVVKAIALGADACYIATAALLALGCHLCRTCQSGICNWGIATQRPELVKRLNPETGSQRLVNLMTAWKHEIKELMGGMGINSIEALRGNRLMLRGIGLTKKELEILGISHAGEC, encoded by the coding sequence ATTGACGGGTTTCGAGGCGGCACTGGAGCAGCGCCTACCAGAATCCGTGATAATGTGGGAATTCCAATAGAACTTGCACTCGCAGCAGTAGATCAAAGGCTTCGTGATGAAGGAATCCGCAACCAAGTTTCGCTTGTAGTAGGAGGCAGCATTCGCAGCGCTTCTGATGTGGTAAAAGCAATTGCTCTTGGAGCAGATGCATGCTATATTGCAACAGCTGCTCTTCTGGCTCTGGGATGCCATCTCTGCCGTACTTGTCAGAGTGGTATCTGCAACTGGGGAATTGCCACACAGCGTCCGGAGCTGGTGAAAAGACTGAATCCGGAAACAGGAAGCCAGCGACTTGTGAATCTAATGACAGCATGGAAGCATGAGATTAAAGAACTCATGGGCGGCATGGGAATCAACTCCATAGAGGCTTTGCGTGGAAACCGCCTGATGCTGCGCGGCATTGGATTAACAAAAAAAGAACTTGAGATACTTGGTATCTCTCATGCAGGAGAATGCTAA
- a CDS encoding GltB/FmdC/FwdC-like GXGXG domain-containing protein, which produces MKIIDATNLDYKAVNEELRKTNSDCTIEGCCGQRFIAAGMSGKNITIHGVPGNALGAYLNNANITVNSNAQDAIGDTMNEGKILIHGNIGDAAGYAMRGGKIYVQGNAGYRAGIHMKAYKEKIPVMIIGGYAGSFLGEYQAGGIIIVLGLHTNNKQIVGNFPCTGMHGGKMFLRGDCKDILFPAQVTARCATPDDLAEIRKYLSEYCTDFGYSVKKLLSAPFTVITPDSNNPYKQMYVAN; this is translated from the coding sequence ATGAAAATCATAGATGCAACAAATTTAGATTACAAAGCTGTAAATGAAGAATTACGCAAGACCAACAGTGACTGCACTATCGAAGGTTGCTGCGGCCAGAGATTTATCGCTGCAGGTATGTCCGGGAAAAATATTACAATCCATGGTGTTCCGGGAAATGCACTGGGTGCATACTTAAACAATGCAAATATTACCGTAAACTCCAATGCACAGGACGCAATAGGAGACACTATGAATGAGGGAAAGATACTGATTCATGGTAATATTGGCGATGCGGCCGGATATGCTATGCGTGGAGGCAAAATCTATGTCCAAGGCAATGCAGGATACCGTGCTGGAATTCATATGAAAGCGTATAAAGAAAAGATTCCTGTTATGATCATCGGTGGATATGCCGGAAGCTTCCTTGGTGAATATCAGGCTGGTGGCATCATCATAGTACTTGGTCTTCACACAAACAATAAACAAATTGTAGGTAATTTCCCATGTACCGGAATGCATGGCGGCAAAATGTTTTTGCGCGGCGACTGTAAGGATATCCTCTTTCCGGCACAAGTAACTGCCAGATGTGCAACCCCTGATGATTTAGCTGAAATACGCAAATATCTGTCCGAATACTGTACAGATTTCGGATATTCTGTGAAAAAACTATTATCTGCTCCTTTTACAGTCATTACACCAGACAGTAACAATCCATATAAACAAATGTATGTAGCAAATTAG
- a CDS encoding class II glutamine amidotransferase gives MKKEGQIRIPSGCAIAAMISRKGKRISGESITNAMKPMHDRSNGLGGGFAGYGIYPEYKDFYAFHMFFDSRATRKECEVFLKERFEIVQSEIIPTRKIPEITDEPIIWRYFVAPLKSLLTSMQLDEKEYVVRTVMKINTEMPGAYVFSSGKNMGTFKAVGYPEDIGVFYKLDEYQGYSWTAHGRYPTNTPGWWGGAHPFTLLDSSVVHNGEISSYDANRRFMEMFGYKCTLQTDTEVITYILDYLLRRQSLTLGEASSVIAAPFWSTIASKADLEDQKKHTYLRTMFPSLLITGPFSIVFGFNGGLMALNDRLKLRSMVVGEKEDMVYIASEETAIRAMEPDAENIWAPAGGEPVIITVKDGVLV, from the coding sequence ATGAAAAAAGAAGGTCAGATACGGATTCCTTCCGGATGTGCCATTGCAGCTATGATTTCCAGAAAAGGGAAAAGAATATCCGGGGAAAGCATTACCAATGCAATGAAACCTATGCACGACCGTTCCAATGGTTTAGGGGGCGGCTTTGCCGGTTACGGAATTTATCCAGAGTATAAAGATTTTTATGCATTTCATATGTTTTTTGACAGCAGGGCTACCAGAAAAGAATGTGAGGTATTTTTAAAGGAGCGATTTGAAATCGTACAATCGGAAATCATTCCCACCCGGAAAATACCGGAGATCACAGATGAGCCTATTATTTGGAGATATTTTGTGGCTCCCTTAAAGTCCCTTCTCACATCCATGCAGCTGGATGAAAAGGAATATGTGGTACGCACGGTGATGAAGATCAATACCGAGATGCCCGGAGCCTATGTCTTTTCCAGTGGAAAAAATATGGGAACCTTTAAGGCAGTTGGTTATCCGGAGGACATTGGTGTTTTCTATAAATTAGATGAATACCAGGGATATTCCTGGACTGCTCACGGTCGGTACCCTACCAACACTCCAGGCTGGTGGGGAGGAGCACATCCCTTTACTCTTCTGGATTCTTCTGTTGTACATAACGGAGAGATTTCTTCCTATGATGCCAACCGCCGATTCATGGAAATGTTTGGATATAAGTGTACTCTTCAAACGGATACAGAAGTCATTACGTATATTTTAGATTACCTGCTCCGCCGGCAAAGTCTGACTCTTGGAGAAGCCTCCAGCGTCATTGCTGCTCCGTTTTGGAGTACCATTGCATCAAAAGCTGATCTGGAAGACCAGAAAAAACATACCTACTTAAGAACAATGTTTCCAAGCCTTCTGATCACCGGACCATTTTCCATTGTCTTTGGCTTTAACGGCGGACTGATGGCACTCAATGACCGACTAAAACTTCGCTCTATGGTTGTAGGAGAAAAAGAAGATATGGTTTATATTGCCAGTGAAGAAACCGCTATCCGTGCCATGGAGCCGGATGCTGAAAATATCTGGGCTCCTGCCGGCGGAGAGCCGGTTATTATAACAGTAAAGGATGGTGTTTTAGTATGA
- a CDS encoding glutamate synthase-related protein, which translates to MGNPNPLPVYWDRILINASQVTNPPIDPLREPMETKVYLGKKPEQVHRLADGTLDCTLPPQLELSMPVMFSAMSYGSISYNAHKSLALAATELGILYNTGEGGLHEDFYCYGENTIVQVASGRFGVHEAYLNAGAGIEIKMGQGAKPGIGGHLPGTKIVGDVSRTRMIPEGSDAISPAPHHDIYSIEDLRQLVYSLKEATEYKKPIIVKVAAVHNILQQLPVESPVAALISLPLTGFEAALEQRLPESVIMWEFQ; encoded by the coding sequence ATGGGAAATCCCAACCCTCTCCCCGTTTATTGGGACCGTATTTTAATCAATGCTTCCCAGGTGACCAATCCTCCCATTGACCCTCTGCGGGAGCCTATGGAAACCAAAGTTTATCTCGGAAAAAAACCAGAGCAGGTACATCGGCTTGCAGACGGAACTTTAGACTGTACACTTCCTCCTCAATTGGAACTGTCTATGCCTGTGATGTTTTCTGCTATGAGCTATGGCTCCATCAGTTATAATGCACACAAATCTCTGGCACTTGCAGCAACGGAACTTGGAATTCTTTATAATACCGGAGAAGGGGGGCTTCACGAAGATTTTTATTGTTATGGAGAAAACACCATTGTCCAGGTAGCATCCGGACGCTTTGGCGTCCATGAAGCATATTTAAATGCAGGCGCCGGTATTGAAATCAAAATGGGTCAGGGAGCAAAACCGGGAATTGGAGGCCATCTTCCAGGAACAAAGATTGTAGGAGACGTATCTCGCACAAGAATGATTCCGGAGGGATCTGATGCCATCTCCCCGGCGCCTCACCATGATATCTATTCCATTGAAGATCTGCGGCAACTGGTCTACTCTCTGAAAGAAGCTACCGAATATAAAAAACCAATTATTGTAAAAGTTGCAGCTGTCCACAATATATTGCAGCAATTGCCAGTGGAATCGCCCGTAGCGGCGCTGATATCATTGCCATTGACGGGTTTCGAGGCGGCACTGGAGCAGCGCCTACCAGAATCCGTGATAATGTGGGAATTCCAATAG
- a CDS encoding 4Fe-4S binding protein, with product MSIAFIYPEFEVIRNENRCISCRICVQQCANGVHSYNSETKRMECDESKCVNCHRCVSFCPTRALKITKSNCSFRENTNWSEGTMKEIYKQANSGGVLLSLPWEIPTLSPFIGTVF from the coding sequence ATGAGCATTGCATTTATCTACCCGGAATTTGAAGTGATTCGAAATGAAAACCGCTGTATTTCCTGCCGGATCTGCGTCCAGCAGTGTGCGAATGGCGTACATTCCTATAACAGTGAAACAAAGCGTATGGAATGCGACGAGAGTAAATGTGTAAACTGCCACCGCTGTGTTTCCTTCTGCCCTACCAGAGCCTTAAAAATCACCAAAAGCAACTGCTCTTTCCGTGAAAATACAAACTGGTCAGAAGGCACCATGAAAGAAATCTATAAACAGGCCAACAGCGGCGGTGTTCTGCTCTCTCTTCCATGGGAAATCCCAACCCTCTCCCCGTTTATTGGGACCGTATTTTAA